The Pseudomonadota bacterium DNA segment AGCACCCAGCGGACTTTATTGAGCGTCGCCTTGGCATACTGCAATTCAGTTAGTTCCAGTACTTTGGCATCATTTTCCTTAACCCAGTCATGACCGGTAATCCCGGCATCAAGAATGCCGCTTTCCACATAACGGGCCATTTCCTGGGCTCGTATTAACATGCACTCGATTTCCGGATCATCAATCGT contains these protein-coding regions:
- the hisG gene encoding ATP phosphoribosyltransferase, producing the protein MKLRLGIPKGSLQDATIDLFKNAGYRIRTSSRSYFPTIDDPEIECMLIRAQEMARYVESGILDAGITGHDWVKENDAKVLELTELQYAKATLNKVRWVL